One genomic window of Oncorhynchus mykiss isolate Arlee unplaced genomic scaffold, USDA_OmykA_1.1 un_scaffold_349, whole genome shotgun sequence includes the following:
- the LOC118952221 gene encoding induced myeloid leukemia cell differentiation protein Mcl-1 homolog, whose amino-acid sequence MDVTGMINTLYVDDRGDNVKFLSAVAHSIFEDGTVNWGRVASLTSFGAAVCRYLRGKGRDNCVDLVGEEISEYLVTHHKDWLVKHNSWNGFVEFFPVAEPESRCRNIIMTIFGLAGIGATMTFLVM is encoded by the exons ATGGATGTTACAGGTATGATCAACACACTCTATGTGGATGACAGAGGGGATAACGTGAAGTTCCTCAGTGCAGTAGCCCATAGCATCTTTGAAGACGGGACCGTCAACTGGGGCCGTGTTGCCAGCCTGACATCTTTTGGGGCTGCGGTGTGCCGGTACTTGAGAGGCAAGGGGAGAGACAACTGTGTGGATTTGGTGGGAGAGGAGATATCAGAGTACCTGGTCACTCACCACAAGGACTGGCTAGTCAAACATAACTCCTGG AATGGGTTCGTGGAGTTCTTTCCAGTAGCAGAACCTGAGTCCAGATGTCGGAACATCATCATGACCATTTTTGGATTGGCTGGTATTGGGGCAACAATGACCTTCTTGGTTATGTGA